One stretch of Natronobacterium gregoryi SP2 DNA includes these proteins:
- a CDS encoding helix-turn-helix domain-containing protein: protein MVQATLTVTLPEQVWVQQVSSAYPAATFRVLAAVPGSDSGFALVRVTGSDVPDVIDDMDGHPQITELTLAQWSEKEATVHFETTAPLLLFSSRESGMPIELPVEISDGEATIEVTGSRDRLAGLAEQLENFGLQYRIENVHERLHGTQLLSERQLEVVVAAVEEGYYDTPRECSLTELADHLDIAKSTCSETLHRAEEAIVKRFVDDLPTTEESLEKQFVSSR from the coding sequence ATGGTGCAAGCGACCCTCACGGTCACCCTGCCCGAGCAAGTCTGGGTGCAACAGGTCTCGAGTGCGTATCCGGCGGCGACGTTTCGCGTCCTCGCGGCGGTACCGGGCTCGGACAGCGGGTTCGCCCTTGTCAGGGTCACCGGCTCGGACGTCCCGGACGTGATCGACGACATGGACGGTCATCCCCAGATTACCGAGCTGACGCTCGCCCAGTGGAGCGAGAAGGAAGCGACCGTTCACTTCGAGACGACGGCACCACTGTTGCTGTTTTCCTCTCGGGAGTCGGGAATGCCGATCGAGCTGCCAGTCGAGATCAGCGACGGCGAGGCGACGATCGAAGTCACCGGCTCACGTGACCGGCTTGCCGGGCTTGCCGAGCAACTCGAGAACTTCGGACTCCAGTATCGTATCGAAAACGTCCACGAACGGCTCCACGGAACCCAACTGCTCTCCGAACGACAGCTCGAGGTCGTCGTCGCTGCCGTCGAAGAAGGATACTACGATACGCCCCGGGAGTGTTCGCTAACGGAGCTGGCAGACCACCTCGACATCGCGAAGTCGACCTGTAGCGAGACCCTCCACCGGGCAGAAGAAGCGATCGTCAAACGGTTCGTCGATGACCTGCCGACGACCGAGGAATCGCTCGAAAAGCAGTTCGTCTCGAGCCGATAG
- a CDS encoding type II toxin-antitoxin system PemK/MazF family toxin — MSEDSELRRGDVVIVRLAPAEGHEMKKTRPAVVVQNDVGNTNASTTIVAPATGTYRGYPFEILVEAAESPFEKNSSIRLDQIRVISIEKRIHSVLGSLDTETMETVDEALKLSLGLD; from the coding sequence ATGAGCGAAGACTCGGAACTTCGTCGCGGCGACGTCGTTATCGTTCGACTTGCTCCTGCGGAAGGGCACGAAATGAAGAAAACTCGCCCTGCGGTAGTCGTCCAGAACGATGTTGGGAATACAAATGCTAGTACGACTATCGTTGCCCCTGCGACGGGGACATATCGGGGCTATCCGTTCGAGATTCTCGTCGAAGCGGCGGAATCACCGTTCGAGAAAAATTCCTCGATTCGCCTCGATCAAATTCGTGTCATCTCCATCGAAAAGCGGATTCACTCGGTGCTTGGAAGCCTCGACACAGAGACGATGGAGACAGTGGACGAAGCGCTAAAACTGAGTCTCGGACTGGACTAA
- a CDS encoding IS6 family transposase, with translation MQLANLLKETVDVDCDEVWENERTQTPVRVFGVRLHSMGLSVREVVAVLEFLGIGRSHGAVWNWTHKLWEAQSDPPTAAPSRVAVDEKQIEVDGETKWLYATIDTESKLLLEIDVFSRRGTDPAAAFLHRLIEKHEIGDAEFLVDAGGYLTALARHDLSGQLNYSDRNHVEKWVQTASMQIDRFHSFWRGSPTSARRWLRRFRHHYNHDRPNQALDGRTPAEEVLN, from the coding sequence ATGCAACTCGCCAACCTGCTCAAAGAGACCGTAGACGTAGATTGTGATGAGGTTTGGGAGAACGAGCGCACCCAGACACCCGTCAGGGTGTTCGGGGTGCGTCTCCATTCGATGGGATTATCGGTTCGAGAAGTCGTCGCAGTGCTCGAATTCCTCGGCATTGGCCGTTCTCACGGCGCGGTCTGGAACTGGACGCACAAACTCTGGGAGGCACAGAGCGACCCGCCGACGGCAGCGCCGTCGCGGGTCGCGGTCGACGAGAAACAGATCGAGGTCGACGGCGAGACAAAGTGGCTGTACGCGACGATCGATACAGAATCGAAACTCCTGCTCGAAATTGACGTGTTCAGTCGCCGCGGGACTGACCCCGCGGCGGCGTTCCTACACCGTCTCATCGAGAAACACGAGATCGGCGATGCGGAGTTTCTTGTCGATGCTGGCGGCTATCTGACTGCCCTTGCACGCCACGACTTGAGCGGCCAGCTCAACTACAGTGATCGAAACCACGTCGAAAAGTGGGTTCAGACCGCCTCAATGCAGATCGACCGCTTTCACTCCTTCTGGCGGGGCAGTCCAACGAGCGCAAGACGGTGGCTGAGACGCTTCAGACATCATTATAACCACGATCGGCCGAATCAAGCACTCGATGGTCGAACACCAGCCGAGGAGGTGCTGAACTAG
- a CDS encoding nucleoside triphosphate pyrophosphohydrolase, whose protein sequence is MHEHFSPPPARSSNSHLDSAVRDEIPWIIEEDGETPIVHTADDEYERRLLEKLAEEVTEFQEDKDIEELADVLEVVHAIRAHEGISRERLQELRSEKAQERGRFAERIVLERVE, encoded by the coding sequence TTGCATGAGCACTTCTCGCCACCACCTGCTCGTTCCTCAAACTCTCATCTAGACAGTGCCGTCCGGGACGAAATCCCCTGGATCATCGAAGAAGACGGCGAGACGCCGATCGTCCACACCGCGGACGACGAGTACGAACGCCGACTGCTCGAGAAACTGGCCGAGGAGGTCACGGAGTTTCAGGAGGACAAAGACATCGAGGAACTGGCCGACGTACTCGAGGTCGTCCACGCTATCCGGGCCCACGAGGGAATCTCGAGGGAGCGCCTCCAAGAACTCCGCTCCGAGAAAGCCCAGGAACGGGGACGGTTCGCGGAGCGGATCGTGCTCGAGCGAGTGGAGTAG
- a CDS encoding prephenate dehydrogenase/arogenate dehydrogenase family protein, whose product MDVLIVGAGSMGTWFGQAIDAPVTFADVDPEAAVEAADVVGDADVTDLEADDRYDVVCFAVPMAHVTDAVAAHADRAERAVVDVSGVMEPAVEAMREHAPERERVSLHPLFAPERAPGSIAVVRDREGPVTEALLADLEMGGNDRHETTAAEHDKAMETVQATTHAAVLAFALAAESESIPGGFETPIYEQMKTLAEQMTEGTPRVYADIQDAFDGADVVAEAARRIAAADGDEFERLYRDAAAQWQEGDHE is encoded by the coding sequence ATGGACGTACTGATCGTCGGCGCGGGATCGATGGGGACGTGGTTCGGGCAGGCTATCGACGCACCCGTCACGTTCGCCGACGTCGACCCGGAGGCCGCGGTCGAAGCCGCCGACGTCGTCGGGGATGCCGATGTCACGGATCTCGAGGCTGACGATCGCTACGACGTCGTCTGTTTCGCGGTGCCGATGGCACACGTCACCGACGCGGTTGCCGCCCACGCGGATCGTGCCGAGCGAGCGGTCGTCGACGTTTCGGGCGTGATGGAACCAGCCGTCGAGGCGATGCGGGAACACGCTCCCGAACGCGAGCGAGTGAGTCTCCACCCGTTGTTTGCCCCCGAGCGTGCTCCCGGTTCGATCGCGGTCGTTCGCGACCGCGAGGGGCCAGTAACGGAGGCGTTGCTCGCGGACCTCGAGATGGGGGGCAACGACCGCCACGAGACGACGGCGGCCGAGCACGACAAGGCGATGGAGACGGTCCAGGCGACGACCCACGCAGCCGTCCTCGCGTTTGCGCTGGCGGCGGAGTCGGAATCGATCCCCGGGGGGTTCGAAACGCCGATTTACGAGCAGATGAAGACACTCGCCGAACAGATGACCGAGGGGACGCCGCGAGTCTACGCCGACATCCAGGACGCCTTCGACGGTGCGGACGTCGTCGCGGAGGCAGCACGTCGAATCGCGGCCGCCGACGGCGACGAGTTCGAGCGACTGTACCGAGACGCAGCGGCCCAATGGCAAGAGGGTGATCACGAATGA